One genomic region from Haloterrigena gelatinilytica encodes:
- a CDS encoding helix-turn-helix transcriptional regulator has product MDAPEDDHLTFTPPASPIVEAVMQNARNQQYLGKRLDAAGTRADPDHLGDIVRHGPVLEALRAEPLDRREIEDRLDVSRATSHRLTKWLDEHGFVEKVDSRFQLTGRGEAVTDEVLRFEANVSTVHRMGPLLDAICPHHAEFAIEPMIDSTVTVAEPTVPDRPAERLISLVGESETFRGFNTTHLAPLMIGEFYQRVFDGTEAELIYPPDIAERLRETYPTRVTEAVDRGRLTLRTREKLPYGLALFDERVGLGGYDDDTGLMQVFVDTDSPMAREWAERVYASIKADSTRLDGRIEQ; this is encoded by the coding sequence ATGGACGCTCCCGAAGACGACCACCTCACGTTTACTCCGCCGGCATCGCCGATCGTGGAGGCGGTCATGCAGAACGCGCGGAACCAGCAGTATCTCGGCAAGCGCCTCGACGCGGCGGGCACCCGCGCAGACCCGGACCATCTCGGCGATATCGTCCGTCACGGTCCGGTTCTCGAAGCGCTCCGAGCGGAGCCCCTGGATCGCCGCGAGATCGAGGATCGACTCGACGTTTCGCGGGCGACGAGCCACCGCTTGACGAAGTGGCTCGACGAACACGGGTTCGTCGAGAAGGTCGATAGCCGATTCCAGTTGACGGGGCGTGGCGAGGCGGTCACCGACGAAGTGCTCCGGTTCGAAGCGAACGTGAGCACCGTCCACCGGATGGGTCCGCTGTTGGACGCGATCTGTCCGCATCACGCGGAGTTCGCCATCGAACCGATGATCGATTCGACCGTGACGGTCGCCGAACCGACCGTCCCGGACCGACCTGCCGAGCGGTTGATCTCGCTCGTCGGCGAGTCGGAGACGTTCCGGGGGTTCAACACGACGCATCTGGCGCCGCTGATGATCGGCGAGTTCTACCAGCGAGTGTTCGACGGCACCGAAGCCGAACTCATTTACCCACCGGACATCGCCGAGAGGCTGCGTGAAACGTATCCGACCCGCGTGACCGAGGCGGTCGATCGCGGACGATTGACCCTCCGCACTCGCGAGAAACTTCCGTACGGACTCGCGCTCTTCGACGAACGCGTCGGACTCGGCGGATACGACGACGACACGGGGCTGATGCAGGTGTTCGTCGACACGGACTCGCCCATGGCCCGCGAGTGGGCCGAACGGGTCTACGCGTCGATTAAGGCGGACTCTACGCGACTCGACGGGCGGATAGAGCAGTGA
- a CDS encoding methyltransferase domain-containing protein → MASQRIDDEPIDEERLDEIVGMAVNELGAAYYAPLIVIGDRLGLYEALADGGPVSPAELAERTDTVEPYVTEWLNAGAAGGYVTYDPETGRYGLTPEQAALLADEDSPAFLAGGYQGLMGYQKHLSEIEAAFRTGEGVGWHEHDADVCHGTERFYRPSYETNLVDEWIPALDGMSARLRDGARVADVGCGHGASTIITAEAYPDSAFVGVDYHDRSIEVARERAEDAGVADRISFEVATAKEFTGADYDLVMMFDAYHDMGDPVGVASHVRETLVDDGAWLLVEPFANDRLEENLNPVSRAFYCASTLACVPNSLDQGGDPVLGAQAGEARLRDVITAGGFTRVRRAAETPFNIVLEAKP, encoded by the coding sequence ATGGCATCCCAGCGCATCGACGACGAGCCGATCGACGAAGAACGATTAGACGAAATCGTCGGAATGGCCGTCAACGAACTCGGAGCGGCCTACTACGCGCCGCTGATCGTCATCGGCGACAGGCTCGGGCTCTACGAGGCGTTGGCCGACGGCGGACCGGTCTCGCCTGCCGAGTTGGCCGAGCGAACCGACACCGTGGAACCGTACGTCACCGAGTGGCTCAATGCGGGAGCGGCCGGCGGATACGTCACCTACGATCCCGAGACGGGCCGCTACGGTCTCACTCCCGAGCAAGCGGCGCTACTGGCCGATGAAGACAGCCCCGCCTTCCTCGCTGGCGGGTACCAAGGGCTGATGGGCTACCAGAAGCACCTCTCGGAGATCGAAGCCGCCTTCCGAACCGGCGAGGGCGTGGGCTGGCACGAGCACGACGCGGACGTGTGTCACGGAACCGAACGCTTCTATCGGCCCAGCTACGAGACGAATCTCGTCGACGAGTGGATTCCCGCGCTCGATGGAATGAGCGCGAGGCTCAGGGACGGTGCGCGCGTAGCCGACGTCGGCTGCGGTCACGGTGCATCGACGATCATCACGGCCGAGGCCTACCCCGATTCGGCGTTCGTCGGCGTCGATTACCACGATCGCTCGATCGAGGTCGCCCGCGAGCGTGCCGAAGACGCCGGTGTGGCAGACCGTATCTCCTTCGAGGTAGCGACCGCGAAAGAGTTCACCGGTGCCGATTACGACCTCGTGATGATGTTCGACGCGTATCACGACATGGGTGATCCGGTCGGCGTGGCGTCACACGTCCGGGAGACGCTCGTCGACGATGGAGCGTGGCTGTTGGTCGAGCCGTTCGCCAACGATCGGCTCGAGGAGAACCTGAACCCGGTGAGCAGGGCGTTCTACTGCGCCTCGACGCTGGCCTGCGTCCCGAACTCGCTCGACCAGGGCGGCGACCCGGTCCTGGGTGCTCAGGCCGGCGAAGCGCGCCTCCGGGACGTGATCACTGCGGGCGGGTTCACGCGGGTCCGTCGAGCGGCTGAGACGCCGTTCAACATCGTGCTCGAGGCCAAACCGTGA
- a CDS encoding L-lactate MFS transporter: MVRTDANRNRWLIALSAIAIHLSIGSIYAYSVYQNPLRDELGWAISDVSLAFTVAIVFLALSAAFLGGFVENHGPRTSGLIAAGTFGLGIIGAGVSVQLESYAAFVLTFGVISGIGIGLGYITPISTLVQWFPDRRGMATGMAVMGFGAGALVTGPVANYVMETTSIPVTFYGLGVAYFLLMAAGASYLKKPPVDWVPDGIDESEIDTADNEKGVSVNTDLAELTGSEALRTPRFYLVWLVMFINISAGIMLLSVASPMTQVIAQVDAATAASVVGLIGIFNGGGRIFWATASDYIGRTSTYGVFFGLQIAAFLLMPQITHIWLFAGLLFLIISAYGGGFACLPAYLGDLFGTKELSAIHGYTLTAWGAAGVAGPMLISEIVERTGSYVMAFYIITAALVVGLTAVGVLYYRIEDVRESSPRADPQAT, translated from the coding sequence ATGGTCCGAACCGACGCTAACAGAAACCGCTGGTTGATCGCGCTCTCGGCGATCGCGATCCACCTCTCCATCGGATCGATTTACGCGTACAGCGTCTATCAGAACCCGCTCCGCGACGAGCTAGGGTGGGCGATATCCGACGTCTCGCTGGCCTTTACCGTCGCGATCGTCTTCCTCGCGCTCTCGGCGGCGTTTCTCGGGGGGTTCGTCGAAAACCACGGCCCGCGGACCTCGGGACTGATCGCCGCCGGAACGTTCGGCCTCGGAATCATCGGCGCCGGCGTGAGCGTCCAACTCGAGAGCTACGCCGCGTTCGTCCTGACGTTCGGCGTGATCAGCGGGATCGGGATCGGACTCGGATACATCACGCCGATTTCGACGCTCGTCCAGTGGTTCCCCGACCGCCGGGGGATGGCCACCGGGATGGCGGTGATGGGCTTCGGCGCCGGCGCGCTCGTGACCGGTCCGGTCGCGAACTACGTCATGGAGACCACCAGTATTCCCGTCACCTTCTACGGACTCGGCGTGGCCTACTTCCTCCTGATGGCCGCCGGCGCGAGCTATCTGAAGAAGCCGCCGGTCGACTGGGTTCCGGACGGAATCGACGAAAGCGAGATCGACACTGCCGACAACGAGAAGGGCGTCTCCGTCAACACCGACCTCGCGGAACTCACCGGCAGCGAGGCCCTGCGGACGCCGCGGTTCTACCTCGTGTGGCTGGTCATGTTCATCAACATCTCGGCCGGGATCATGCTGCTGTCGGTCGCGTCGCCGATGACGCAGGTCATCGCGCAGGTCGACGCGGCGACCGCGGCCTCGGTCGTCGGCCTCATCGGCATCTTCAACGGCGGCGGCCGGATCTTCTGGGCGACCGCCTCCGACTACATCGGCCGGACGAGCACGTACGGCGTGTTCTTCGGCCTCCAGATCGCCGCGTTCCTGCTGATGCCCCAGATCACCCACATCTGGCTGTTCGCGGGACTGCTGTTCCTCATCATCAGCGCGTACGGCGGCGGGTTCGCCTGTCTGCCGGCGTATCTGGGCGACCTGTTCGGGACGAAGGAACTCAGCGCGATCCACGGCTACACTCTGACGGCGTGGGGAGCCGCGGGCGTCGCGGGCCCGATGCTCATCTCCGAGATCGTCGAACGGACCGGTAGCTACGTCATGGCCTTCTACATCATCACCGCCGCGCTGGTCGTCGGGCTGACCGCCGTGGGCGTCCTGTACTACCGGATCGAGGACGTCCGGGAGTCATCTCCCAGGGCCGACCCGCAGGCGACCTGA
- a CDS encoding NADH-ubiquinone oxidoreductase-F iron-sulfur binding region domain-containing protein produces the protein MDERTESTDEAAIVRVAGGSESERRKQRALDEIRSAAEETRVLETGPTGVRELEPLVLLTDGGQTVFYSAPVVGRLESLVETLERGELPTDDPVTVVDHEPEPASLPTPEDGPLAVGRRRVLGRCGWVDPASVPDESAAELAGDDPDEALSRVRDVGLLGRGRGDWSVDDPVVEEWELAREAAAEGSDESDSEADDPVVVVNANESDDRNATDRTLLEAAPGEVLDGALAVAELVGADDVVVYCNENDDRARERVHEAARNAEERFAEQLDRESGPEVVVGPDRFIAGEPTMALEAMEGNDRLEARLRPPSPAEHGLYGRPTVVHTPRTMAQVRRAMLHPEEFDADDADPGTRLVTVTGDVDAAATLELPTGGNLADAREAVSLEGQFKMACVGGQFGGLTRSLSQSPSAPALAGAGLGTEGVVELLNEDNCVLATAGRRANFAMESNCGRCVTCREGTQELTNMLRDIYDGHYQDAKIRELTRVMGETSICHFGRTAIRPAVTGMREFEREVAAHTEGRCPSGECEGAMTQTAGRQTGGNR, from the coding sequence ATGGATGAACGGACCGAGTCGACGGACGAAGCGGCCATCGTTCGCGTCGCCGGCGGGTCGGAGAGCGAACGACGAAAACAGCGCGCGCTGGACGAGATTCGTTCGGCGGCCGAGGAAACCCGCGTCCTCGAGACCGGACCGACCGGCGTTCGGGAGCTAGAGCCGCTGGTTCTCCTCACCGACGGCGGTCAGACGGTCTTCTATTCCGCGCCGGTCGTCGGCCGACTCGAATCGCTCGTCGAGACGCTCGAGCGCGGCGAACTGCCGACCGACGACCCCGTGACGGTCGTCGACCACGAGCCGGAGCCGGCGTCGCTTCCGACGCCCGAGGACGGGCCGCTGGCGGTGGGTCGGCGCCGCGTCCTCGGCCGCTGCGGCTGGGTCGATCCCGCGTCGGTACCCGACGAGTCGGCGGCCGAACTGGCCGGCGACGACCCCGACGAAGCGCTCTCGCGGGTCCGCGACGTGGGGTTGCTCGGCCGCGGTCGCGGCGACTGGAGCGTCGACGATCCCGTCGTCGAGGAGTGGGAACTAGCCCGCGAGGCGGCCGCGGAGGGGTCTGACGAGTCCGACTCCGAGGCCGACGACCCGGTCGTCGTCGTCAACGCCAACGAGAGCGACGACCGCAACGCGACCGATCGGACGCTGCTCGAGGCCGCGCCGGGCGAGGTGCTCGACGGGGCCCTCGCCGTCGCCGAACTGGTCGGCGCCGACGACGTCGTCGTCTACTGCAACGAGAACGACGACCGAGCCCGCGAGCGCGTCCACGAGGCCGCCCGAAACGCCGAGGAGCGGTTCGCCGAACAACTCGATCGAGAGAGTGGGCCAGAGGTCGTCGTCGGGCCGGATCGGTTCATCGCCGGCGAGCCGACGATGGCCCTCGAGGCCATGGAGGGCAACGACCGCCTCGAGGCGCGCCTCCGGCCGCCGTCGCCGGCCGAACACGGGCTCTACGGGCGACCGACCGTCGTCCACACCCCGCGGACGATGGCGCAGGTCCGCCGCGCGATGCTCCACCCCGAGGAGTTCGACGCGGACGACGCCGATCCCGGCACTCGGCTGGTCACCGTCACGGGCGACGTCGACGCGGCGGCGACCCTGGAGCTCCCGACCGGTGGGAACCTGGCCGACGCTCGAGAGGCCGTCTCCCTCGAGGGGCAGTTCAAGATGGCCTGCGTCGGCGGCCAGTTCGGCGGGCTCACGCGGTCGCTCTCGCAGTCACCGTCGGCGCCCGCCCTCGCCGGCGCCGGGCTCGGAACTGAGGGCGTGGTCGAACTATTAAACGAGGACAACTGCGTGCTCGCGACGGCCGGGCGGCGAGCGAACTTCGCGATGGAGTCGAACTGCGGGCGCTGTGTCACCTGCCGCGAGGGAACCCAGGAACTCACGAACATGCTTCGAGATATCTACGACGGTCACTACCAAGACGCGAAGATACGCGAATTGACCCGCGTGATGGGCGAAACGAGCATCTGCCACTTCGGCCGCACGGCGATTCGACCGGCCGTCACGGGGATGCGCGAGTTCGAGCGCGAGGTGGCCGCTCACACCGAGGGCCGCTGTCCCAGCGGCGAGTGTGAGGGCGCGATGACCCAGACCGCCGGACGCCAGACGGGGGGGAACCGATGA